In Gallaecimonas pentaromativorans, a single window of DNA contains:
- a CDS encoding helix-turn-helix domain-containing protein → MDPLNQQIQQVLKIARADKGWSLTKAAEQTGVSKAMLGQIERGESSPTVATLWKLATGFGISFSAFLLPGVPSPLADVQDMTVVTLFPFDKTTGLEMFAITLAPGFTRQSEPHVFGVIEHVVPVDGAMEVLHQGQWQPLARGQGLRFDASQPHGYANPGPLPVTFHNVICYPH, encoded by the coding sequence ATGGATCCATTAAACCAACAAATTCAGCAGGTCCTCAAAATCGCGCGGGCTGACAAGGGCTGGAGCTTGACCAAGGCCGCCGAGCAAACCGGGGTGTCCAAGGCCATGCTCGGGCAAATTGAGCGGGGCGAGTCGAGCCCCACCGTGGCCACCCTGTGGAAGCTCGCCACCGGCTTTGGCATTTCTTTTTCTGCCTTTTTGCTACCGGGCGTCCCCTCCCCTCTGGCCGATGTGCAAGACATGACGGTGGTGACCTTGTTTCCCTTCGACAAGACAACCGGCCTGGAAATGTTTGCCATCACCCTGGCGCCCGGCTTTACCCGCCAATCAGAGCCTCACGTTTTTGGGGTTATCGAGCATGTGGTGCCCGTCGATGGCGCCATGGAAGTGCTGCATCAGGGCCAGTGGCAGCCGCTGGCAAGAGGTCAGGGCCTTCGCTTTGACGCCAGCCAGCCCCACGGTTATGCCAATCCCGGGCCGCTGCCGGTAACCTTTCATAACGTGATTTGCTACCCCCATTAA
- a CDS encoding family 43 glycosylhydrolase, which yields MFSKKQMLGLLLLPLATSAVAVQQVDNGTYVIRNKFTGKVLDLVNGSAADGTNIIQYRQTNASNQHWQVSYLGNGNYRITNLAGGGAAEVYDWDTSDGANISQWSANGLAIQNWQLSDQGDGTFKVINAATGKAMEVYNWDSSDGANVSQWTDNGLDIQRWAFESLDTGASYHWPLSGDLGTHDPTAMAENGTWYEFQTGPGIYRKVSYDGGLTWQPLPSVLPNGLGWWQNYVPDQQGIDVWAPDVKAYNGKVWLYYAVSTFGSKVSAIGLLSAESLASDNWQDEGLVINTTTASNYNAIDPDLVIDRDNKPWLVLGSWSSGIKLTRLNSSTMKPTGSLYSLAARSGGIEAPSITYRNGYYYLFVSTGVCCAGTDSTYQIRYGRSTSITGPYLDKNGVDMMNGGGSLLDGGNARWVGPGGEDMVGNNVIVRHAYDADDNGNAKLLISKLNWDASGWPRY from the coding sequence ATGTTCAGCAAAAAACAGATGCTGGGGCTGCTGCTGTTGCCCCTGGCAACCAGCGCTGTCGCCGTCCAGCAGGTGGATAACGGCACCTATGTTATTCGCAATAAGTTCACCGGTAAGGTGCTGGATCTGGTCAACGGCAGCGCCGCCGACGGCACCAACATCATCCAGTACCGCCAGACCAATGCCTCCAATCAGCACTGGCAGGTCAGCTACCTTGGCAATGGCAACTACCGCATCACCAATCTGGCCGGGGGCGGCGCCGCCGAAGTCTACGACTGGGACACCAGCGATGGCGCCAATATCAGCCAGTGGAGCGCCAACGGCCTTGCCATTCAGAACTGGCAGCTGAGCGATCAAGGCGATGGCACTTTCAAGGTGATTAACGCGGCGACCGGCAAGGCCATGGAGGTATACAACTGGGATAGCTCCGACGGCGCCAATGTCTCCCAATGGACCGACAACGGCCTGGATATCCAGCGCTGGGCTTTTGAGTCCCTCGATACCGGCGCCAGTTACCACTGGCCGCTTTCAGGAGACCTTGGCACCCATGACCCTACCGCCATGGCTGAGAACGGCACCTGGTACGAGTTTCAAACCGGCCCCGGCATTTACCGGAAGGTCTCTTATGATGGCGGCTTGACCTGGCAGCCGTTGCCCTCGGTGCTGCCAAACGGCCTAGGCTGGTGGCAAAACTACGTGCCGGACCAACAAGGTATCGATGTCTGGGCCCCGGATGTAAAAGCCTATAACGGTAAGGTCTGGCTTTATTACGCGGTCTCCACTTTTGGCTCCAAGGTGTCGGCCATCGGGCTGCTGTCGGCAGAAAGTCTGGCCAGCGACAACTGGCAAGACGAAGGCCTGGTGATCAACACCACCACCGCCAGTAATTACAACGCCATCGACCCCGACTTGGTTATCGACCGCGACAACAAGCCCTGGCTGGTGCTGGGGTCTTGGAGCAGCGGTATCAAGCTGACTCGCCTTAACAGCAGCACCATGAAACCCACCGGCAGCCTTTACAGCCTGGCGGCCCGTTCCGGGGGTATCGAGGCGCCGTCCATCACCTATCGAAACGGCTATTACTACCTCTTTGTGTCAACCGGGGTGTGTTGCGCCGGGACCGACAGCACCTATCAGATCCGTTATGGCCGCAGCACCAGCATTACCGGCCCCTATCTTGATAAAAACGGGGTGGACATGATGAACGGTGGTGGCAGCCTGCTCGACGGCGGTAATGCCCGCTGGGTGGGCCCGGGCGGCGAGGATATGGTCGGCAATAACGTCATTGTGCGCCACGCCTACGACGCCGACGATAACGGCAATGCCAAGCTGCTGATAAGTAAGCTCAATTGGGATGCCAGCGGCTGGCCCCGCTACTAA